The following are encoded in a window of Rubellicoccus peritrichatus genomic DNA:
- a CDS encoding DUF3997 domain-containing protein, whose translation MFVFALICSCDAPPLIGPGTHDFHAPVSNGYSIWRTSSHQISIAPDSYVSGSTAIIPTKVIECDFDERFVIAKRQGLRQSNPDDTHSTHKEPDPSVFDYWILDTSQAVVYGPFNSNEFREKRKELGVPNSLALKNVYDFKPKDGPSTSN comes from the coding sequence GTGTTTGTTTTTGCTTTGATATGCTCTTGCGATGCGCCACCGTTAATAGGTCCTGGGACGCATGACTTTCATGCACCAGTTAGTAATGGTTATAGCATATGGCGTACATCATCTCATCAGATATCGATCGCTCCGGATAGTTATGTCAGTGGTTCAACAGCAATCATACCGACCAAAGTAATCGAATGTGATTTCGATGAACGGTTTGTGATCGCCAAACGACAAGGTCTCAGACAAAGCAATCCAGATGATACACATAGTACCCACAAAGAGCCTGATCCGTCTGTGTTCGACTACTGGATTCTTGATACCTCGCAGGCAGTTGTCTACGGACCGTTTAACAGTAACGAGTTTCGAGAAAAACGAAAAGAACTGGGTGTTCCCAATTCGCTCGCACTGAAAAATGTATATGATTTCAAGCCAAAAGATGGACCTAGCACATCTAACTAG
- a CDS encoding ribulokinase, producing MSVTLGLDFGTNSVRALLVRCSDGTELGTSVANYPSGKEGVLLDGKDVHLARQRPSDHLLSMEQCITGALKEASEKHADFSPADVVGIGVDATGSSPLPVDSSNVALGMKPEFTDNLSAQCWLWKDHTSHAEAAAITETARKHRPQYVAKCGNTYSSEWFWSKIWRCLKDDPAVFSAAHSWVEFADWIPSQLAGINDPGAIQRGVCMAGHKALYADDWGGLPDKEFLTMLDPKLADLRDRLYDKAHDASTVAGELSPEWAGKTGLGAGIPIAIGEMDVHYGAIGCGVSEGTLVKVIGTSTCDCGVVSADKEVADIPGICGIVKGAILPGFYGIEAGQSACGDLFKWWVEGVCEGSPDLHAKLTAEVENLLPGESGLLALDWNNGNRTVLVDQRLTGLLLGQTLHTSQAEIYRSLIEATAFGARMIIERVEAYGVPIQRIVCAGGIAEKNGMLMQIYADVTGREMLVSGSSQACALGAAVGASVIAGIHPDFKTAQEAMTTVKDIVYQPDLENHKIYNQLFELYQQVHDAFGGVNQSADLGAVMKDLLNLKERQTQNS from the coding sequence ATGAGTGTTACCCTAGGACTTGATTTTGGCACAAACTCCGTCCGCGCGCTACTCGTTCGTTGTAGTGACGGGACTGAACTCGGCACTTCGGTTGCCAATTATCCCAGCGGCAAGGAAGGCGTCCTTCTGGACGGCAAAGATGTGCATCTGGCGCGTCAACGTCCCAGTGATCACTTGCTTTCGATGGAGCAGTGCATTACCGGTGCTTTGAAAGAAGCTTCCGAAAAGCACGCGGATTTTTCGCCGGCAGATGTCGTCGGGATTGGTGTTGATGCGACTGGGTCGAGTCCCTTGCCGGTTGACTCCAGCAATGTCGCGCTCGGGATGAAGCCGGAGTTTACTGACAACCTTTCGGCACAGTGCTGGCTATGGAAAGACCATACGAGCCATGCCGAAGCGGCTGCCATTACCGAGACCGCTCGTAAGCATCGCCCTCAGTATGTCGCAAAATGCGGTAACACATATTCTTCCGAATGGTTTTGGAGCAAAATCTGGCGTTGCTTAAAGGACGACCCTGCGGTTTTTTCCGCCGCACATAGTTGGGTTGAATTCGCGGACTGGATTCCGTCTCAGCTCGCTGGCATTAACGACCCGGGCGCCATTCAGCGTGGCGTTTGCATGGCCGGTCACAAGGCACTTTATGCCGATGATTGGGGCGGTTTGCCGGACAAGGAATTTCTAACCATGCTCGATCCGAAGCTGGCCGACTTGCGGGATCGCCTCTACGACAAAGCGCATGATGCCTCAACCGTTGCCGGTGAGCTCTCTCCTGAGTGGGCCGGGAAAACCGGTTTGGGTGCGGGCATTCCGATTGCGATTGGGGAGATGGATGTGCATTACGGCGCCATCGGTTGCGGTGTTTCGGAGGGGACACTTGTAAAGGTCATTGGCACGTCGACTTGTGATTGCGGTGTGGTTTCCGCCGATAAGGAAGTTGCCGACATTCCTGGTATTTGCGGTATCGTGAAAGGAGCGATCCTGCCTGGCTTTTACGGCATCGAGGCCGGGCAGTCGGCCTGTGGCGACCTTTTCAAATGGTGGGTCGAGGGCGTTTGCGAAGGCAGCCCTGATCTTCATGCAAAACTGACGGCTGAAGTGGAAAACCTTCTCCCAGGCGAAAGCGGTTTACTCGCCCTGGATTGGAATAACGGCAACCGGACAGTGCTTGTCGATCAACGTCTGACCGGTCTCCTGCTGGGGCAGACTTTACATACAAGCCAGGCTGAAATTTACCGTTCATTGATCGAGGCAACGGCTTTTGGAGCGCGTATGATTATTGAGCGTGTGGAGGCCTACGGTGTGCCGATTCAACGCATAGTTTGTGCGGGCGGCATTGCAGAGAAGAACGGCATGCTGATGCAAATCTATGCGGATGTCACCGGCCGCGAAATGCTTGTTTCAGGCTCCAGTCAGGCCTGTGCACTAGGTGCGGCTGTTGGCGCATCCGTCATTGCCGGTATTCATCCGGATTTCAAAACCGCACAGGAGGCCATGACCACAGTTAAGGACATTGTTTATCAGCCTGACCTGGAAAATCACAAAATATACAATCAACTCTTTGAACTCTACCAGCAGGTTCATGACGCCTTTGGCGGTGTCAATCAAAGCGCTGACCTCGGTGCAGTGATGAAGGACCTGCTGAATCTTAAAGAAAGACAGACACAGAACAGCTAA
- a CDS encoding LacI family DNA-binding transcriptional regulator, with product MKNPSMADVAKAAGVSKNTVSLALRKDPQIPDKTQKRIQRMAEKLGYQRNAVVSELMVRMRRTRQPGFQAVLGLINANADPKAFTNHPTIPVYVDGVRRTASTLGYAIDSFWLHDPELRGKSFLRILKSRSIRGLLIVGLMKENKLPSHFQPLIDAFPCIVTGVRTRNPALSFVCADHHMLVNEAVAQVAALGYKRPGMIIDAGIDRLVERRFSAGFQAGREAAQMTSSPIPMLDFKVAEKERRHFWNWYENYRPDVVFTLYNTVHKWLKEAKIHAPKDIGLVQLEWRSSEPKWAGMNQHNDVTGEAAVEMLEGMIHRDESGAPEFPRSMLIGSTWMSGTTVRKQK from the coding sequence GTGAAAAATCCAAGTATGGCAGATGTGGCAAAGGCCGCCGGTGTTTCCAAAAACACCGTGTCACTGGCCTTGCGCAAGGATCCGCAAATACCGGACAAAACTCAAAAGCGCATTCAACGCATGGCGGAAAAGCTGGGCTATCAGCGTAACGCTGTGGTCAGCGAATTGATGGTTCGCATGCGGCGAACACGTCAACCCGGTTTCCAGGCGGTACTCGGGTTGATCAATGCCAACGCCGATCCAAAGGCCTTCACCAATCACCCGACCATTCCGGTTTACGTTGATGGGGTGCGCCGGACTGCATCGACACTGGGTTATGCCATTGACTCATTCTGGCTCCATGATCCTGAGCTACGCGGAAAGTCATTCCTGCGAATTCTCAAGAGCCGCAGCATCCGCGGATTACTCATCGTCGGCCTGATGAAGGAGAACAAACTACCGAGTCATTTCCAGCCACTCATCGATGCCTTTCCCTGCATTGTAACTGGAGTTCGAACTCGTAATCCTGCGCTATCGTTTGTCTGTGCCGACCACCATATGCTGGTCAACGAAGCCGTTGCCCAAGTTGCAGCTCTCGGCTACAAACGCCCAGGCATGATCATCGACGCGGGAATTGACCGTCTGGTTGAACGCCGCTTCTCAGCCGGATTCCAAGCCGGAAGAGAGGCTGCGCAAATGACGTCGAGCCCCATCCCAATGCTTGATTTCAAAGTTGCAGAAAAAGAGCGCCGACACTTCTGGAACTGGTACGAGAACTATCGACCTGATGTTGTCTTCACTCTATATAATACGGTGCATAAATGGCTGAAAGAAGCGAAAATACATGCGCCCAAAGACATCGGCCTGGTCCAGCTGGAATGGCGTTCATCCGAACCAAAATGGGCCGGCATGAATCAGCACAATGACGTCACCGGAGAAGCCGCAGTCGAAATGCTCGAAGGCATGATCCACCGCGACGAATCCGGCGCTCCTGAGTTTCCCCGCTCAATGCTCATCGGCAGCACCTGGATGAGCGGTACAACTGTTCGAAAGCAAAAGTAG
- a CDS encoding LysE family translocator yields the protein MTFGSVLALFGTMLVLALIPGVSVWAVSARSAAYGFAHGVAVTLGILLGDVFFIVLAIYGLVFLAEMMGSFFVLIKYLGSAYLIWLGVALLRSRSQVTKSEEISKSTILSSFLIGLFITLGDQKAVLFYLGFLPAFVDLQAVSFGDVTMIVAIATLALGIAKLGYAYLAHRGSLLFKRSGANRSVKVAAGLIMIGVGVFMAVSAWD from the coding sequence ATGACCTTTGGGAGCGTGTTGGCACTGTTCGGGACGATGCTTGTGCTTGCGCTGATTCCAGGCGTCAGTGTGTGGGCGGTGTCGGCGAGGTCAGCTGCCTATGGGTTTGCTCACGGGGTTGCAGTCACACTTGGTATATTACTTGGTGACGTATTTTTTATCGTTCTGGCGATATATGGTTTAGTGTTTCTTGCTGAAATGATGGGCAGCTTCTTTGTTCTCATCAAGTACCTTGGGAGTGCTTATTTGATTTGGCTGGGAGTCGCGCTGCTGAGGTCAAGGTCTCAGGTTACAAAAAGCGAAGAGATTTCAAAGTCCACCATACTGTCCAGTTTTCTTATCGGACTGTTTATTACCTTGGGAGACCAGAAAGCGGTTTTGTTCTATCTTGGTTTTCTTCCTGCTTTTGTTGATCTTCAAGCTGTATCATTTGGTGATGTCACCATGATTGTGGCAATTGCGACACTGGCTTTGGGGATTGCAAAACTCGGTTACGCTTATCTGGCTCATCGCGGTAGTTTGCTTTTCAAGAGATCGGGAGCGAATCGTAGTGTTAAAGTCGCCGCTGGTTTGATCATGATTGGCGTTGGCGTTTTTATGGCAGTAAGCGCTTGGGATTGA